The genomic window GAGTGCCAGCCCCTCCCGCGCTTCGGTTCGAGCCCCGCCAGCGATTGGGCTTTGTCCCACCAATACCGGACCGCCGACAGGCCCGCGCACCGCGAGGCGTCCTTGGGGGCAGGCAACACCGGAGAGTCCCCGGCGTCGGGATACCTGCGTTGCGCAGCCTCTTCCAAGGCGACGACGGCCTCGTCGGTCATCGGTGTGACGTGCTCGTAGCCGGTCTTCTCATGCTCCGCCCGCCAGACGATGGTCCTGTCGTCGAAGTCGATATCAGACCACCGAAGCTGACGGATCGCGCCGATTCTGTGTCCCGTTTCGTGGGCCAGCACGAGCGCGACATGGAACCTCCAGTCCACCTTCCGGGAGACTCCGAGCAACGCCCCGTACTCCTCGTCGGAGAGGACGACCCGGGTGGGGTTCTTCTCCTTGGGCGTCTTCAAGCCCCTCAGCGGATTCGAGTCGAGAAGGAGCCTCCCGTTCTCGTCCCGGGACTTCGACGCCCAGTTGAGGACCGCGATCAGGAATCTCAGGTCGAACTCGACTGTCCGGTCGGACACGGGTTTGCCGCTGGGTCCAACCTTGCCGACCCTCCGCGCCCGGATGAAGCGATCCCAATCGCGCTGCGACAGGGTCGCCGGATCGCGGTCGAGTCCGAAGAACCCGAGGAACATCCTCATCGCAACCCGGTCGTATCGCCGCGACCTGTCGGCCTTGGTCGGCGTCACCTCCTCACCGTAGATGTCAAAGAGCCTTTCCAGCGTGAGCGGCTCGGGTTCGGCGTTGCCGTTGGGCTCGTGAACCGCGAAGCCCGCGGCGGCCTCGTCGGCCTGCCTCTTGGCCCGAGTCCAATCGCGGTGCTTCAGCGACCGGCTGAGCCTGCGTCCGTTCTCGCGCCACTCCATCTGGTAAAGGCCGGTCTTGGGGTCTGGAAACACCCGGACCCGGTTCCGGCCCCACTCGCCGGCGCTGTACGAGCGCCGACTTCGTTTCGTGCGTGCCATCGTTCGATTCCTCTCTC from Candidatus Palauibacter soopunensis includes these protein-coding regions:
- a CDS encoding site-specific integrase; this translates as MFPDPKTGLYQMEWRENGRRLSRSLKHRDWTRAKRQADEAAAGFAVHEPNGNAEPEPLTLERLFDIYGEEVTPTKADRSRRYDRVAMRMFLGFFGLDRDPATLSQRDWDRFIRARRVGKVGPSGKPVSDRTVEFDLRFLIAVLNWASKSRDENGRLLLDSNPLRGLKTPKEKNPTRVVLSDEEYGALLGVSRKVDWRFHVALVLAHETGHRIGAIRQLRWSDIDFDDRTIVWRAEHEKTGYEHVTPMTDEAVVALEEAAQRRYPDAGDSPVLPAPKDASRCAGLSAVRYWWDKAQSLAGLEPKRGRGWHSLRRKFASDLMALPLKVLCELGGWKEAQTVLRCYQQADAGQLRKALESRPRARA